In the genome of Bacteroidales bacterium, the window TTATATTCCAAGCGCTTGGTCCATTTTCCAATAAATCTTTTGCTATTCCATAAACTACATTCAATTTTCGAGTTCCTCTGTTAGTATAATAACATGCAACAATTCCAATTCCTTCATAGTTAATAAATGATAGCCATGGTGGTGCAGGATAATCGCTTAATTGTTCGAAGCTTGTGTCTCCCTGAGAAGTCCAGTTTTGACAATTATTTTCACTTTTAAATTGATGAAACTCCTGAAAATCATAACCATCTTTTCGTACTAATAATATGAAACAACCACCTCCAATGTTTACAAATGAAAATTCTGTATAAAAGAATTGTTCTCCTCCTTGTATTGAGTTAGTATGATCATAGATATTTAAATTAGAGAAATTTTGCCCGTTATTGATTGAATTAAACAAGTTTAAACGATAACGGCATGAAGTTAAATTGCCTGGCAATGGACCAATAAAATTATTCTCATACCAAGGTTGATAAAGGACTCCATTACCAGCATCAATAATATGACCATAGGGACTAAAACCAGAAAGAGTAGTAGTAAGTGATTGTTGATTACTCCAATTTTGTCCGTCATCATCACTATATCTGTAATTCATAGACAAACATGGTGGTTGTGCTTGATAGTTGTATCGTATATAGAACAAAAATAATCTGCCGCTACTTACATAACCACCTGCGATGTTTCTTAAATCAACACTTTGTTCGGCAAATAAAACTTCCTCATTTGACCAGTTGGCACCACCATCTCCGCTGTGCCTTATATAAATTGAACCTATACTACCGACATACGCTGTTCCCTTTCTGTAAACCATTACCAAATGACCATACAATAGGGTTTACCGACATGAAACCAAAATGTTCGTAACCGGAACCAACATTTAGATTTGTAAATGTCTTCTGAATAGTGCTGCCCAATGGCCAATAGTTCACAGGTGTTAAAGCCATATAATTTCAATTTTATTGTGATTCATTACTTTAATATTTACAAAATTAAGCTATAATTTTGTAAAAGTCAAGTCAAAATTTATTTTTTTGCATGGTTTCTAACGGCTTCGGAATTACCTTCGGTGAGAACGCTACGCTTAGTTGGTGTAACAGAGCCCGATGTTTTGCTTGCAAAACAGTAAAGGGCGAAGCTGCATCCTAATCGGGCTCTGTTACACCAATTCTCGTGATAGAAGCTGTACGCTTCATGCGGGAATAGGCATCGAACAAAGAACGTTATCCAGAGCCCGATTATTTCCGAAGCCGTCCCGAGTATTCGGGAGAGAGCAATAGGTTTTGAGAATTTAGAAATTTCTCACCAATCTCTTGCCCATGCTCAAAAAGGTTAGAACCTTCAACCCGCTTTAAAACTTCTCCATATCACAGAAATTTTAAATGGAAAAACCGTAAAGCGAAGCGTATTGCTCTCTATCGGTTTGCGTGTATGTGCAGTAGCGGATTAGAAGCACTTTCCTGTCAGTTTATCACTAAGTTTCTTAGAAGCACAGACCTTCGTTTTACCTCTTCACCCGCTATTGCCACATACACGCTGTTACAGGCTGGCGTTCTTGTCGTCCGTGTCTTGCAACCATTGACTTTATTAAGTTTTGCAACCAAATGTCCGATTGTTTTTGTGTCGGGTTGTGAGTTAGCGTTTTT includes:
- a CDS encoding exo-alpha-sialidase, whose protein sequence is MVYRKGTAYVGSIGSIYIRHSGDGGANWSNEEVLFAEQSVDLRNIAGGYVSSGRLFLFYIRYNYQAQPPCLSMNYRYSDDDGQNWSNQQSLTTTLSGFSPYGHIIDAGNGVLYQPWYENNFIGPLPGNLTSCRYRLNLFNSINNGQNFSNLNIYDHTNSIQGGEQFFYTEFSFVNIGGGCFILLVRKDGYDFQEFHQFKSENNCQNWTSQGDTSFEQLSDYPAPPWLSFINYEGIGIVACYYTNRGTRKLNVVYGIAKDLLENGPSAWNI